One Capsicum annuum cultivar UCD-10X-F1 chromosome 2, UCD10Xv1.1, whole genome shotgun sequence genomic window carries:
- the LOC107857699 gene encoding uncharacterized protein LOC107857699 has product MDELTDNIKTHELKKQQRQEKKEAKTKKSLAMKALKSYSSEEDKDAAYLSKRILRAMNKSDQFKRRGSNNKKGGNVEVCHKCRSPKHFIKNCPMYKLDYQEYLKSGGDKG; this is encoded by the coding sequence atggatgaactcaCTGATAATATAAAGACTCATGAGCTCAAGAAGCAACAAAGGCAAGAGAAGAAGgaagcaaaaacaaaaaaatctctaGCAATGAAGGCTTTAAAATCTTATTCAAGTGAAGAAGACAAAGATGCTGCCTATTTGTCAAAAAGAATTCTTAGAGCTATGAATAAAAGTGATCAGTTTAAAAGGAGAGGAAGCAACAACAAAAAGGGTGGTAATGttgaagtttgtcacaaatgtAGAAGTCCTAAGCACTTCATTAAGAACTGTCCAATGTACAAATTGGATTATCAAGAATATCTCAAGTCTGGAGGTGACAAAGGATAA